The window GCAATTGCTGGAGCGCCGCGTGCCAGTGCGTCACGTGCGCCTGGCCAATGGCAGCACCGCACGGGTGGCCACGGTGCATGACCTGATGATGGCCAACTATGGCGTGGACCAGGGCCTGGGCGGCGACGTCCCCCGCTCCTACGACGACGACCTGCCCTATACCCCGGCCTGGCAAGAGAAGCACACCGGTGTGAAGCGCGAGCTGGTGATCCAGGTGGCGCGCGAGTTCGCCCAGAACGCCCACGATACCGAGGGCCGCAGCATGGTCATCCTGGGCGCGGCGCTGAATCACTGGTACCACAACGACATGATCTATCGCGGCATCATCAACCTCTTGATGATGTGCGGCTGCATCGGCAAGTCCGGTGGCGGCTGGGCCCACTACGTCGGCCAGGAAAAGCTGCGTCCGCAGTTCGGCTGGGCGCCGCTGGCCTTCGCCACCGACTGGGTGCGTCCGCCGCGGCAGATGAACAGCACCAGCTTCTTCTATGCCCACACCAGCCAGTGGCGGCATGAAAAGCTGGGCTTGGACGAGATCGTCGCGCCCACCGCCGACCACGACAAGCTGGCCGCCATGAGCATGATCGACATGAACGCCAAGTCCGAACGCATGGGCTGGCTGCCCTCGGCGCCGCAGCTGGAAACCAATCCGCTGGATGTCTGCGACGCCGCCCAGGCGGCGGGCCAGAGTCCGCAGGACTATTTGAAGGCGGCGCTGAAGTCGGGCGCTGTCAACATGAGCTGCGACGACCCCGACAACCCCAAGAACTTCCCGCGCAACATGTTCGTCTGGCGTTCCAACATCCTGGGCAGTTCAGGCAAGGGCCATGAGTATTTCCTGAAGTACCTGCTGGGCACCCAGAACGCCCTCTTCGATGATGCCGCTGAGGCCATCCGCCCCAGCGAGGTCAAGTACCGCGAGCAGGCCGCCGAAGGCAAGCTGGACCTGCTGGTGACGCTGGACTTCCGCATGAGCACCACTTGCCTGTACGCCGACATCGTGCTGCCCACCGCGACCTGGTATGAAAAGGATGATCTCAACACCTCCGACATGCATCCCTTCATCCACCCCTTGAGCGAAGCCGTGCAACCGCTATGGGACAGCAAGACCGACTGGGAAATCTACAAGGGCCTGGCCAAGAAGTTCAGCGAGATCGGCGGCGAGCACCTGGGCACCCGCAGCGACATCGTCCTGCAACCGCTGATGCATGACACGCCCGCCGAACTGGGCCAACCCTTCGAACCCAAGGACTGGAAGAAGGGCGAATGCGATCTCATCCCCGGCAAGACCGCGCCCAACTTCGTGGTGGTGGAACGCAACTACCGCGACATCTACAAGAAGTTCACCTCGGTGGGCCCGCTGCTGGACAAGCTGGGCAACGGCGGCAAGGGCATCAACTGGAATACCGAACATGAAGTGGGCGAACTGGCCGGCTTGAACAAGCGCGTCACCGAAGCCGGCGTGAGCCAGGGCCGTCCGCGCCTGGACACGGCCATCGATGCCTGCGAGATGATCCTCACCTTCGCGCCGGAAACCAATGGCCATGTCTCGGTCAAGGCCTGGGAAGCCCTGGGCAAGATCACCGGGCGCGACCACACCCATCTGGCGGTGGGACGCGAGCACGACAAGATCCGCCTGCGCGACGTCCAGGCGCAACCGCGCAAGATCATCTCGGCGCCGACCTGGTCCGGACTGGAATCCGAAGAGGTGAGCTACAACGCCGGCTACACCAATGTGCATGAATACATTCCCTGGCGCACCCTGACCGGACGCCAGCAGTTCTACCAGGATCACCGCTGGATGCTCGACTTCGGCGAAGGCCTGTGCGTCTACAAGCCGGCCATCGATACCAAGACGGTCGCGCCCATGCTGAACCGCCATCCCAATGGTGAAAAGGAGATCGTGCTCAACTTCCTCACGCCGCACCAGAAGTGGGGTATCCACTCCACCTATTCGGACAACCTGCGCATGCTCACCCTGAGCCGTGGCGGACCGCATGTGTGGATCTCGGAAGACGATGCCAGGCGCGCCGGGCTGGTGGACAACGACTGGGTCGAAGTCTTCAACAGCAACGGCACGCTGACAGCGCGGGTGGTGGTGAGCCAGCGCATCCCGGGCGGGATGTGCCTGATGTATCACGCCCAGGAAAAGATCGTCAACACGCCCGGCGCGCAACTGAGCGGCCAGCGCGGCGGCATCCACAACTCGGTCACCCGCGCCGTGCTCAAGCCGACCCACATGATAGGCGGCTACGCGCAGCTGTCCTATGGCTTCAACTACTACGGCACGGTGGGCAGCAACCGCGATGAATTCATCGTCCTGCGCAAGATGAACAAGGTGGACTGGCTGCAAGGCTCTCTGGAAGAAAGGACTGCATCATGAAGATACGCGCACAAGTGGGCATGGTGCTCAACCTGGACAAGTGCATCGGCTGCCACACCTGTTCGGTCAGCTGCAAGAACGTCTGGACCAGCCGCGACGGCGTCGAATACGCCTGGTTCAACAACGTCGAGACCAAGCCTGGCATCGGCTATCCGAAGCAATGGGAA is drawn from Herbaspirillum seropedicae and contains these coding sequences:
- a CDS encoding nitrate reductase subunit alpha, whose amino-acid sequence is MSHFLDRLKFMSRVKSTFANGHGAVVNEDRQWENAYRSRWQHDKVVRSTHGVNCTGSCSWKVYVKNGLITWETQQTDYPRTRPDLPNHEPRGCPRGASYSWYVYSAQRVKYPMIRGRLMKLWQEARKTMEPVQAWAAITGDAAKAQHYKSVRGLGGFVRTDWETANEIIAAANAHTIKEYGPDRVVGFSPIPAMSMVSYAAGARYLSLIGGVPLSFYDWYCDLPPASPQVWGEQTDVPESADWYNAGYLMVWGSNVPLTRTPDAHFYTEVRYKGTKTVAVSSDFGEMVKFGDIWLAPRQGTDAALAMAMGHVVLKEFHLERPSPYFRSYVKQYTDLPMLVRLVERDGRYLPEHLLRASQLPGQLEEANNADWKTLAIDAATGEIVAPNGSIGYRWGEGQVNDGAKVGRWNLESRDGHSGREIDPLLSLVEAHDEVVAVSFNYFGGDDAEQLLERRVPVRHVRLANGSTARVATVHDLMMANYGVDQGLGGDVPRSYDDDLPYTPAWQEKHTGVKRELVIQVAREFAQNAHDTEGRSMVILGAALNHWYHNDMIYRGIINLLMMCGCIGKSGGGWAHYVGQEKLRPQFGWAPLAFATDWVRPPRQMNSTSFFYAHTSQWRHEKLGLDEIVAPTADHDKLAAMSMIDMNAKSERMGWLPSAPQLETNPLDVCDAAQAAGQSPQDYLKAALKSGAVNMSCDDPDNPKNFPRNMFVWRSNILGSSGKGHEYFLKYLLGTQNALFDDAAEAIRPSEVKYREQAAEGKLDLLVTLDFRMSTTCLYADIVLPTATWYEKDDLNTSDMHPFIHPLSEAVQPLWDSKTDWEIYKGLAKKFSEIGGEHLGTRSDIVLQPLMHDTPAELGQPFEPKDWKKGECDLIPGKTAPNFVVVERNYRDIYKKFTSVGPLLDKLGNGGKGINWNTEHEVGELAGLNKRVTEAGVSQGRPRLDTAIDACEMILTFAPETNGHVSVKAWEALGKITGRDHTHLAVGREHDKIRLRDVQAQPRKIISAPTWSGLESEEVSYNAGYTNVHEYIPWRTLTGRQQFYQDHRWMLDFGEGLCVYKPAIDTKTVAPMLNRHPNGEKEIVLNFLTPHQKWGIHSTYSDNLRMLTLSRGGPHVWISEDDARRAGLVDNDWVEVFNSNGTLTARVVVSQRIPGGMCLMYHAQEKIVNTPGAQLSGQRGGIHNSVTRAVLKPTHMIGGYAQLSYGFNYYGTVGSNRDEFIVLRKMNKVDWLQGSLEERTAS